From Corvus moneduloides isolate bCorMon1 chromosome 4, bCorMon1.pri, whole genome shotgun sequence, one genomic window encodes:
- the ARHGDIB gene encoding rho GDP-dissociation inhibitor 2: MTEKTQEPHVEDDDDELDGKLNYKPPPQKTLQELQELDKDDESLAKYKKSLLGDGPVVVDPTAPNVVVTRLTLVCDSAPGPITMDLTGDLEALKKETFVLKEGVEYRVKIHFRVNRDIVSGLKYVQHTYRTGVKVDKATFMVGSYGPRPEEYEFLTPIEEAPKGMLARGTYHNKSFFTDDDKHDHLTWEWNLSIKKEWTE, from the exons ATGACTGAGAAGACCCAAGAACCTCATGtggaggatgatgatgatgagctGGATGGGAAACTCAATTATAAACCTCCTCCCCAGAAaacactgcaggagctgcaagAGTTGGACAAAGATGATGAAAGCCTCGCTAAGTACAAGAAATCCCTGCTGGGAGATGGACCTGTGGTAGTAG ACCCAACAGCTCCCAATGTGGTGGTCACCCGACTCACTCTGGTATGTGACTCTGCTCCAGGACCGATCACTATGGACCTTACAG GTGACCTCGAAGCACTCAAGAAAGAGACCTTCGTATTAAAGGAAGGTGTGGAATACAGAGTTAAGATCCACTTCAGA GTAAACAGGGACATTGTGTCGGGACTGAAATATGTGCAGCACACCTACCGGACAGGGGTGAAGG TGGACAAAGCCACATTCATGGTTGGCAGCTACGGACCACGGCCGGAGGAGTACGAGTTCCTGACACCTATTGAAGAGGCTCCTAAGGGTATGCTGGCTCGAGGCACCTATCACAACAAATCCTTCTTCACGGATGATGACAAGCATGACCATCTCACCTGGGAGTGGAACCTGTCCATCAAGAAGGAATGGACAGAATGA